Proteins encoded together in one Solanum lycopersicum chromosome 7, SLM_r2.1 window:
- the LOC101246838 gene encoding uncharacterized protein: MEGLKRAGLDSIEHTFNSGQFAGRVWSFFSASAGLKEEQPSLQARLRQWWSATATNAGHQLLLQATPTFVCWNLWKNRCACKYGGKATNISRVKYAIYKDTFKMLQNTFPHIKWPSNWTALYQTSEKCKHDIKVCKVAWNRPPEEWIKINTDGSAINNPGKIGAGGILRDTEGRLVLAFATSLGEGSNNQAEMEAAQFGLSWAIDLDYRNIILEVDSQIVVQWITKKTTHHWSVSNQLEKIQQLIQRAHKFKCEHIFREANWTADSLSKHSHGTTGPQLYFNNNQMPKEAQAYYRMDLMNMPSFRRKKTKKIFEPP, from the exons atggaGGGCCTTAAAAG AGCAGGGCTGGATAGCATAGAACATACCTTCAATTCAGGACAATTTGCAGGTAGAGTGTGGAGCTTCTTTTCAGCAAGTGCAGGGCTGAAGGAGGAGCAACCATCACTGCAGGCGAGGCTGCGACAGTGGTGGTCTGCTACAGCAACAAATGCAGGACATCAACTCCTTCTACAAGCCACTCCAACCTTCGTTTGTTGGAACTTATGGAAGAATAGGTGTGCCTGCAAATATGGAGGAAAAGCAACTAACATTAGCAGAGTCAAATATGCAATCTACAAGGACACCTTCAAGATGCTGCAAAATACATTCCCACATATTAAATGGCCTTCAAACTGGACAGCGCTATACCAAACAAGTGAAAAATGCAAACATGACATCAAAGTGTGCAAGGTAGCATGGAACAGACCTCCGGAAGAGTGGATTAAGATTAATACAGATGGGAGCGCAATCAATAACCCCGGGAAGATTGGAGCTGGAGGTATACTCAGGGACACAGAAGGCAGACTAGTGCTGGCATTTGCAACATCCCTTGGCGAAGGATCAAACAACCAAGCAGAAATGGAGGCTGCACAGTTCGGACTGTCATGGGCGATAGATTTAGACTATAGAAATATTATACTTGAGGTGGATTCTCAAATAGTTGTGCAATGGATAACCAAGAAAACAACACATCACTGGAGTGTTTCAAATCAACTTGAGAAAATCCAACAACTCATCCAGCGAGCTCATAAATTCAAATGCGAGCATATCTTTAGAGAAGCAAATTGGACAGCAGATTCACTCTCCAAACACAGCCATGGTACAACAGGTCCTCAATTGTATTTCAACAACAATCAAATGCCCAAAGAAGCTCAAGCTTACTATCgaatggaccttatgaatatgCCGAGTTTTAGAAGAAAGAAGACTAAGAAGATTTTTGAACCCCCTTGA